In one window of Drosophila ananassae strain 14024-0371.13 chromosome XR, ASM1763931v2, whole genome shotgun sequence DNA:
- the LOC6502371 gene encoding uncharacterized protein DDB_G0282077 yields MKYNAIIVVFGLLLGQSLAEKKDSAASLPEKDQTRLAGIFVKDGNENGQLRFLASGLTSSSSSSTNSGLNSALNQYITNKQDMLEQLRPSSSSSSGSGTSTVTGTTTGTGTTTGTTTDSGIVTTTANGAIYVNLGNSGSSSSSSSSSSSSANNAAINQVIYGSSPIASLLPQIVGQAAGSTRIRPGQVNRRRVVANGGNGGNRRRRVNKRRGNINNNNIRRRRRRGNKKGKNKKAQVMVVRPNRG; encoded by the coding sequence ATGAAATACAACGCTATCATTGTGGTCTTTGGGTTGCTACTTGGCCAGTCTCTGGCCGAGAAGAAGGACTCTGCCGCCTCCCTGCCGGAGAAGGATCAGACCCGCCTGGCCGGGATTTTCGTCAAGGACGGTAATGAGAATGGCCAGTTGAGATTCCTGGCCTCCGGACtcaccagcagcagctccagctccaccaACAGTGGCCTCAACTCGGCCCTGAACCAGTACATTACCAACAAACAGGACATGCTGGAGCAGCTGCGTCCTTCCTCCAGTTCGTCCTCCGGATCGGGAACCAGCACAGTGACGGGAACAACCACGGGAACTGGCACCACCACTGGAACCACAACTGATAGTGGGATAGTAACCACCACAGCCAATGGAGCCATCTACGTGAATCTGGGCAACTCGGGATCatcatcctcctcctcttcgtcctcctcctcctccgccaacAATGCGGCCATCAACCAAGTGATCTACGGCTCCTCCCCGATCGCCTCTCTTCTGCCGCAAATTGTCGGCCAGGCGGCTGGTTCCACTCGCATTCGTCCCGGCCAGGTTAACAGGAGACGGGTGGTGGCCAACGGTGGTAATGGTGGCAACCGGAGGCGTCGGGTCAACAAGAGGCGtggcaacatcaacaacaacaacatccgCCGTCGCCGGCGTCGCGGCAACAAGAAGGGCAAGAACAAGAAGGCCCAAGTGATGGTCGTTCGTCCGAATCGcggctga